ACTTGATGATCCTGGCGCGCATCTGATGGATGAGGTCGAACATTTCCGTGTCATTCGACCAGGCACCCTCATCGACACCGTAGAGCTTGAGCGCCTTGGGCGTGGAGCCGCCCGACTGATCGAGCGCGGCAATGAAGCCGTCCTTGTTTCCGGCCTGCGCCGTCATAGCCTGCACGATGTCGAGACGTTCGCTCATAGTGTCACTCCGATTGCTCTTGCTGGCCGCTTACCAGATGCGGCCCGAGAACGGAATGCAGAGGGCTTTTTCGAATCGATTGAAAGCAATTTCAATTGTTTAAGAAGCGCGCTCAGCCTGCCGATTACACCGACAGCGCGGTCACGCCGGGCAAATCCTTGCCTTCCATCCATTCGAGGAAGGCGCCGCCGGCGGTCGAGACATAGGTGAAATCGTCCGCTACGCCGGCATGGTTGAGCGCGGCAACCGTATCGCCGCCGCCCGCCACTGAGACGAGTTTGCCGTCCTTCGTGCGCTGCGCCGCGAATTTGGCGGCAGCCACGGTTGCCTTATCGAAGGGCTCGATCTCGAATGCGCCCAGCGGGCCGTTCCAGACCACAGTCGCGGCCCGCTCGATCCACTGGTTGATCGTCTCGATCGTCTTCGGCCCGACATCGAGGATCATGCCGTCCGCCGGCACCTTTTCGATGTCGACCGCCTCGTTCGACGCACCGGCTTTGAACTCCTTCGCCACCACACCATCCACAGGCAGGATGATGGCGCAGCCGGCCGTCGCCGCCTCGATCATGATCTGCTTGGCCGTGGGTGCCAGGTCGTGCTCGCAGAGCGACTTGCCGACGGCAGTGCCGCGCGCGGCGAGGAACGTGTTCGCCATACCGCCGCCGATCACCAGCGCATCGACACGCTTCACGAGGTTCATGAGCAGATCGATCTTGGTCGAGACCTTGGCGCCGCCGACAATCGCGACGACCGGCTTGACCGGCGTTCCGAGGCCCTTTTCGAGCGCTTCCAGCTCCGCCTGCATGGTACGGCCCGCATAGGCCGGAAGCACGCGCGCGAGCCCTTCGGTGGAGGCATGGGCGCGGTGCGCGGCGGAAAACGCGTCATTGACGTAGATATCGCCATTGGCGGCCAGCGCCTTGACGAAGTCCGGATCGTTCTTCTCCTCGCCCGCGTGGAAGCGCGTGTTTTCAAGGAGCAGGATGTCGCCATCCTTCATTGCAGAAACGGCCTTGGCGGCGACATCGCCGATGCAGTCGGATGCGAAGGCGACCGGACGGCCGATGACCGAGGCCGTTTCCTTGGCAATCGGTTCAAGCGACATCGACGCATCCGGTGCGCCCTTGGGACGGCCGAAATGCGCCAGCAGGATCACCTTCGCGCCCTTCTCGGAGAGCTCGGTGATCGTCGGCGCGACACGCTCGATGCGCGTCGCGTCCGTGATGGCACCATCCTTGACGGGAACGTTGAGGTCCACGCGCACCAGCACGCGTTTGCCGGCGACATCGGCCTGGTCGAGTGTGCGGAACCCTGTCACGGCGCGTCTCCCTCTGTCCGTGCTCAGATGGTCTTGCCGAATGCGACGGCCGTGTCGGCCATGCGGTTCGAGAAGCCCCATTCATTGTCGTACCACGACATCACGCGGACGAGATCGCCGTCGACGACCTTGGTCTGGTCGAGCGCGAATGTCGACGAGGCCGGGTTGTGGTTGAGGTCGATCGAGACGAGCGGCTCGTTCGTGTAGGCGAGGATGTTCTTCAGCTTGCCATCGGCGGCGGCAACCAGCGCTGCGTTCACCTCTTCGACGGTGACCTTGCGCTTCGGCACGAACTTGAAGTCGATGACCGAGACGTTCGGGGTCGGCACGCGAATCGAGACGCCGTCGAGCTTGCCCTTAAGCTCCGGCAGAACGAGGCCAACGGCCTTCGCGGCGCCCGTCGAGGTCGGGATCATCGACATCGCCGCCGCGCGGCCGCGGTAGAGGTCCTTGTGCATCGTGTCGAGCGTCGGCTGGTCGCCCGTATAGGCGTGAACCGTCGTCATGAAGCCCTTCTCGATGCCGAACGAATCGTTCAGCACCATCGCGACGGGCGCGAGGCAGTTGGTCGTGCACGACGCATTCGAGATCACGATGTGATCCTTGGTCAGCTTGTCGTGATTGACGCCATAGACGACCGTGAGGTCGGCATTGTCGGCGGGCGCCGAGACGATGACGCGCTTGGCGCCGGCGGTCAGGTGAGCCGATGCCTTTTCTTTGGACGTGAAGATACCGGTGCATTCCAGCACGATGTCGACGCCGAGATCGCCCCAGGGGAGCTTGGACGGATCACGCTCGGCAAAGACCTTGAATGAGTCGGAGCCCACCTCGATCGTGTCGCCGACAACCTTGACTTCGCTGGGGAAGCGGCCGTGGACGCTGTCGTAGCGAAGCAGGTGCGCATTCGTCTCGACCGGACCGAGATCGTTGATCGCAACGACGTCGATGTCCTTGCGGCCGCTCTCATAGATAGCGCGGACGATGTTTCGGCCGATGCGGCCAAATCCGTTGATGGCGACTTTGACGGTCATGTGGCGGTCTCCCGAGGGGGCTAGAAAAGACTCGTCGGCAGCGCACCACTAGGGCTCACCGCCAAGGCAGCGTCTCCTTAGCGGCGCACTGGCCAAGAATCCAGTCAGCCTCCGGGATAAAACCGATTAGCACAGAGGCGGCCTTCGCCGCCTCCCTGGATCAGCGCTTTGCGGACAGGCGCTTTTCAGCGGCTTCGGCCGCCTTTTCCGCCGTGATGCCGAAATGCGGATAAAGGTCTTCGATCTTGCCGCTGGCGCCGAAGCCGGTCATGCCGACGAAGATGCCATCGGACCCGATGATCGCGTCCCATCCCTGCCGGATGCCGGCTTCGATGGCGATTTTGACGGAAGCCTTGCCCACGATCGCGGCGCGATAGTCGTCGGACTGCTTTTCGAAAAGTTCGAAGCAGGGCACGGAAACGACGCGGGTCGGATGGCCGTTCTTTTGCAGGATCGCGCGTGCAGCAACCGCGATCTCGACTTCCGAACCCGTCGCAAAGATCGTCACTTCGGCATCCCCGTCGGCGGTCTCAAGCTCGTAGGCACCGTGGGCGCTGAGGTTTTCCTCGATATGGTCGGTGCGCAGCGTCGGCAGGTTCTGGCGGGTCAGAGCGAGCGTCGACGGCGTCTTGGTCGATTCAAGCGCCACCTGCCAGCATTCCGCCGCCTCGACCGCGTCGGCGGGCCGCATCACATAGTGGTTGGGAATCGCACGCAGGGCCGCAAGATGCTCGACCGGCTGATGCGTCGGGCCGTCCTCGCCAAGACCGATCGAATCGTGCGTCATGACGAAAACGGTGCGGATGCCCATCAGCGAAGCGAGGCGCATCGCCGGACGCGCATAGTCCGAAAAAGTCAGGAAGGTGCCGCCATAGGGAATGACGCCGCCATGCAGTGTCATGCCGTTCATGGCAGAGGCCATGCCGTGCTCGCGGATGCCGTAATAGATGTAGCGGCCGGAATAATCGTCCGGCTTGATCGGGTTCGTCTGGCTGGTCTTGGTGTTGTTCGAGCCCGTCAGATCGGCCGAACCGCCGATCGTTTCCGGCACGATCGCGTTGATGACCTCCAGTGCCATCTCGGACGATTTGCGCGTCGCGACCTTCGGCTTGTCGGACGACAGCTTCTTCTTGTAGTCGACGATGGCTGCATCGAAGCCTGCCGGCAGATCGCCCCGAATGCGGCGTTCGAACTCGGCGCGCGTTTCCGCGTCGGCTGCTGCGAGACGCTTCTCCCACGCCTTGCGCTCTTTGGCAGACCGCAGGCCGGCAAGGCGCCAGGCGTCGAGAATGTCGGACGGCACAACGAACGGCTCGGAAGTCCAGCCCAGTGCCTTGCGCGCACCGGCGATCTCTTCGGCACCCAGCGGCGAGCCGTGGGCCTTGTTGGTGCCGGCGCGGGTCGGCGCGCCGAAACCGATCGTGGTCTTGGCTGCGATCAATGTCGGCTTGTCGGAGGCCTGTGCTGCCTCGATGGCGGCGGCAATCGCGTCCGGATCGTGCCCGTCGATGCGCAGCGTGTTCCAGCCGGACGCTTCGAAGCGCTTGCACTGGTCGGTCGAGTCGGACAGCGAGATCGCGCCATCGATCGAGATGTTGTTGTCGTCCCAGAAGACGATCAGCTTGTTGAGCTTCAGATGGCCTGCAAGCGACAGCGCTTCCTGGCTGATGCCTTCCATAAGGCAACCGTCGCCGGCCAGCACATAGGTGTAGTGATCGACGAGATCATTGCCGAAGCGTGCGTTGAGAATACGCTCCGACAGCGCCATGCCGACGGAATTGGCAAGACCCTGGCCGAGCGGGCCGGTCGTCGTCTCGATACCGGCCGCGTGGCCGTATTCGGGGTGACCGGCCGTCTTCCAGCCGAGCTGGCGGAAATGCTTGATCTGTTCGATGTCGATGTCCTCATACCCGGTCAGGTAGAGGAGCGAATAGAGCAGCATCGAGCCGTGGCCCGCCGAAAGCACGAAACGGTCGCGGTCGGCCCAGTGCGGCTGCTGCGGATCGTAAGACAGGAAGCGCGTGAACAAGACGGTCGCGATATCGGCCGCGCCCATCGGCAGGCCGGGGTGGCCCGAATTCGCCTGCTCGACCGCATCCATGGAAAGGAAGCGGATCGCATTGGCCATACGGTCGTGCATTTCGCGTGAGGTCATGATCGCTCGCTTGTCGTTCTGACGGCAGAAAAGCCCGCAAAAAGGGGGCAAAAGGCGAGGGACACATAGCAGGCGCGGGGCATGAGTCAACGCTGCCCTTTGCGCTCTCCGCAGCCTTGTCGCGACTTTCGGAGCGTCGCAAACGCGTTAGAAGGGGATAGAGCGTCGAGCCTCGTTGACGCCTGCTTCACCCGGCGCCTAATGTTCCCACTATAACGCGTTAGGAACGTACGCGATTCGCCGCCGACCGGAGCCAGGCGCGGCTGGGACGGAAACCATGACCGGGGAAGCGACGCTCAAGGAAGTTATCCATCGCCTCGGAAAGGCGATCGAAACGCTCGAAGACGCAGCGGCGGCGCGGCTCGAACGCGAGCAGGATTATGGTGAGGCCGAAGCCGAGGTCCAGCGCATGAACGCGGACCGTGCGCGCCTCGCGCAGGAACTCGACAGCTCCGAAGCACGCGCCGACCGGCTCGAGGAAGCCAACAAGGAAGTCTCGCGCAGGCTGGTCGCGGCGATGGAGACGATCCGCGCCGTGCTCGACAGATAGGACGCCCTCAATGGCTCAGGTTACCGTAACGATCGACGGCAAGGCCTATCGGATGGCTTGCGACGAGGGTCAGCAGGAGCACCTGATCGACCTTGCAGGGCGTTTCGACCGCTATGTCTCGCACCTCAAGGGCTCGTTCGGCGAGATCGGCGACCAGCGTATCACCGTCATGGCCGGCATCATGGTGATAGACGAGCTGGCCGAACTGCAAAAGCGCATGAAAGGCATGGAGAGCGAGATCGCCACCCTGCGCAAGACGCGCGACGACGCACTCACCAAGGCCGACAAGAACGATGCCGCGCTGACGGGCGCGCTCGCCAGCCTTGCCGAGCGCATGGAAGGCCTCGCGGGCCGGCTCAACGCCGACCGGGTTCCTGGCTGAGGGCCAGCATTCAGAAACCGTGAAACAGCATGTCGAGCGCAACCGTGATCTCGTCGCGGTGCGCGGAGAGGCTGCCTCGCCTGCCGACGAGAATTTCACCTGGAACGGTGGCGATCAGGTGGGTCGCCAACACATGGTCGCGTCCCTCTATCGAGAAGACGGGATGCAGGCGGCCGATCGCCCGCGGCGTGATCGAGCTTGGAAGCAATGGAATGACCACCCGAGTCTTGGCGACATCGATAAGATCGGACTGAACATCGACGAGCATTCCACTGCCGTCAGGCGCTTCAAACAGATCAAATCGCGCCATCAGAACTGACGGTATTTGGCCAGAGGAAGCCCGTGTTCGTCGACATAGGCGTTCCAGCTCTCCAACGCTTCGCGATTCTCGATCTTCCAGAGGCGCTCCTTCTCGGCGCGCACCGCGCTGGCGATACCTTCCTCGGCCGCCCGTGAAATGTTTACCGACAGCGTCTTCGCCTCGGCAAGCAGCGTGGCGTCGATCGATAGATTCGCGGCTTTGCGGATGGAAGGGGCTTCGTTGCGCATGGCATGCTCCTGTTAATGCGCAAATATTATGCGCATGACGATGCGCAGGCAAGCAGGTTCCAGTCGAACCACCGTGTCCCGCTGCACGCAACAGTAACAACTTCGTCCGTTCCGCATTAGTGTCATGACGGGCCGAACGAAACGAGGTGGCGACGATGGCAAAGCGCGGTACGAATGACGCAGAAGGTCCCTCTCCTTCTCACCTGATCGACGAGCGGATCAAGGAGCTGAACGACTGGCGTGGCGAGACACTCGCCCGCATCAGAGCCCTGATCAAGGCGGCCGACCCGGACATCATCGAGGAATGGAAATGGCGCGGCGTTCCGGTGTGGTCGCATGCGGGCATCATTTGCACGGGCGAAACATACAAGGCTGCCGTGAAGATGACCTTTGCCAAGGGTGCGTCGCTGGAGGACCCGTCCAATCTCTTCAACGCAAGCCTTGAAGGCAATACGAGGCGCGCCATCGACTTCCATGAAGGCGACGAAATCGAAGAAGAGGCGCTGAAGACGCTGATCCGCGCTGCAGTAGCGCTGAACGTGGCGCGGTAGTCCTAGCCTTCGATTTCTTCGCGCAGCATTTCCAGTTCCAGCCATTCTTCTTCCATGCCCGCGAGCTTTGCCCGCAGCGCATCGAGTTCGTCGGCCACTTTCTGGAAACCTGCCGGGTCGCGGTTGTAGAAAGCCGGATCGGCCATTCTGGTTTCGAGCGTGGCCATCTTGGCCTCTGTCTCGGCCATCTGCTTTGGCAGGTTTTCCAATGCGAACTTCTGCTTGAAGGACAGTTTTTTGGACGCAGACTTCGACTCCGCCGCCTTGATACCTGACGCCCCGGAGCCGCCATTCTGTTTTTCTGCCTGCCTGGCGCGCGGCGCACGGTCGTCGAGTTTCGCCCCACCACGCTGCGCGAGCATGTCGGAGTAGCCACCGGCATATTCCACCCAACGCCCCTCGCCTTCCGGCGCGACGACGCTGGTCACGGTGCGATCGAGAAAATCGCGATCATGGCTGACGAGGATGACAGTGCCCGCATAGCCGGACACGAGTTCCTGCAGGAGATCGAGCGTCTCCATGTCGAGATCGTTTGTCGGCTCGTCGAGCACCAAAAGGTTGGCGGGGCGCGACAGAATGCGTGCCAGCACGAGGCGTGCGCGTTCGCCGCCCGACAGTTCCCGAACCGGAGTGCGCGCCTGTTCGGGCTTGAACAGGAAGTCCTTCATGTAGGACACGACATGCTTCTGCTCACCATTGACGACGAGGCTATCACCGCGCCCGTCCGTCAGATAATGCGCGAGCGTCTCGGTCGGGTCGAGTTCGCGCTTCTGGTCGAGTGCCGCGATGTCGAGGTTCGCGCCGAGCCGAACGCTGCCCGTATCGGGCGCAAGCTGGCCGATCAGCATCTTCAGAAGCGTCGTCTTGCCCGCACCATTGGGCCCTACCAGACCGACGCGGTCGCCGCGCTGGATACGGGTCGAGAAGTCGCTCACCACGGTGAGATCGCCGTAGCTCTTCGCGATCTTTTTCGCCTCGATGACGAGCTTGCCGGATTCCTGGCTGTCGGCCGCGGTCAGGGTCGCAAGCCCCTCGGGGCCTCGCCGCGTACGGAATTGCTGGCGCATGGAGTGGAGATCGCCCAGCCGGCGCATGTTGCGCTTGCGGCGCGCAGTCACGCCGTAGCGCAGCCAGTGCTCCTCGCGCACGATCTGCCGACCGAGCTTGTGCTGATCTCGTTCTTCCTCTTCGAGGATCTGGTCGCGCCATTCTTCGAAATGCGAAAAGCCCTTGTCCAGCCGCCGCGTTACGCCGCGATCGAGCCAGACTGTTGCCCGGCTGATGCGCTCGAGAAAGCGCCGGTCGTGCGAGATCATGATCAGCGCCGACTTGGTGCGCATCAACTCACCTTCCAGCCATTCGATGGTGGAAAGGTCGAGGTGGTTTGTCGGCTCGTCGAGCAGAAGGATGTCGGGTTCCGGCGCCATGACGCGAGCCAGTGCCGCGCGTCGCGCCTCGCCGCCCGACAGGGTCGTCGGCTCTTCATCGCCGGTGAGCCCAAGGCTCTCGATCAGATAGGCGGCGCGGTAAGGATCGTCCGCTGGTCCCAGCCCGGCCTCGACATAAGCGCGCACGGTCTGCGCGCCATACCAGTCCGGCTCCTGCGGAAGATAGCGGATGGTGGCGGTCGGCTGGCGGAATATCTCGCCATCCTGCGCCTCGACCATGCCGGCAGCGATCTTCAGAAGTGTCGATTTGCCCGACCCGTTGCGCCCGACAAGCGCGATCTTGTCACCGGCGGACGCCATCAGCGATGCACCGTCGAGAAGCGGGGTGCCGCCGAATGTCAGCCTGATGCCGTCGAGAATGAGAAGCGGTGGTGCCATGAATCACATGCGGGTTAGGAAACGGGATGGGCGACGAGCATGGCGCGACCGCTCAAGAGGCCGACCGTCAATCGGCCGGCAACTGCGTTGGAAAGCGTCAACGAAGAACCGAACACGACGTCACGATCAGCCAGCGGCCATTTGGCGCCAGATAGCGTCAGGCCTGCGAGATCGGAGAAGGCGAGAATGCTGAAGAGCGTTCCCTCATCATAGTCATAGCTGGTCTTGCCGGGAAGAACCGGAGAGCCTTCCTGATGACCGCTCGAAAGCATGCAGGCAACGCCGCTCTCGGCAAGCCGAAGCGCGGCCGTCAGATGCAGGAACGCGTGGTCGGCCCGGGCGCCACCGAAAGCACCGACGAGAAGAAGGTCGGTCGCGCCACGCTTCAACGCTGCATCTATGGCGATCTCGCCGTCGGTCATGTCCTTTTCAGGCGGGAATGCCTCCACCGGAACATCGGGATTGGCCTCCCGCATGCTGTCTTCGACGGAATCAAAATCGCCCGTCCACAGTTCGGGCTTCAGCCCGAGCGTCGCCGCATGCCGCATGCCGGAATCGGCCGCGATGACGCGCGTGCCGTCGAGCTGTGCCGACAGGCGGGGCGTCGCGACAACGTCGCCGCCGAGCAGGATAGCGAAGCGGCTCATCGGGGCTGAGGGTTTATGGAAATCGTCATGCGCGTCGCCTCTATCATGGCGAGACACAAAAGCGAAAGCGCAATGCAAGACCAACTGCCGCCTCGTCTTGCGAGATGGTCTTGCCCTCGGCCTCGCTCGGCTTTATGTCTGGTCCCGCTCTAACGGGGTGCCGGTCGCAATTGCGGTCCGGCTGAGAGGCATGAAGGGGAAACCCTGCCAACCCGCTGAACCTGATCCGGCTTATACCGGCGGAGGGATTAGACGCTCCTGAGAAGGCGCCTGATTTCCCTTGAACACGAACCAAGGAGGCGCCGATGCGCAATTCTCTTCTCACCCTGTCCGCACTCTCGCTCATGGCCGCACCTGCGTTCGCGCAGGAAAAGCTCACCGTCTACACCTATGACAGCTTCACGGCGGATTGGGGGCCAGGCCCCGCGGTCGAGAAGGCCTTCGAGGCGGAATGTTCCTGCGATCTCGAATTCGTGGCCGTCGCCGATGGCGTGGCGCTTCTCAATAGGCTGAAGCTGGAAGGCGCAGGCAGCGCCGCCGACATCGTGCTCGGGCTGGACACGAACCTGACGTTCGAGGCCAGGGAAACCGGGCTCTTCGCCGAGCATGGCATCGCGCTCGACGCGGTCGATGTTCCCGGCGGCTGGAACGACGATATTTTCGTTCCCTTCGACTACGGCTACTTCGCCTTCGTCTACGACACAGAAGCGCTCGACACGCCGCCCGCGAGCCTGAAAGAGCTCGTCGATGGCGATCCGGAGGACAAGATCGTCA
This portion of the Mesorhizobium sp. CAU 1732 genome encodes:
- a CDS encoding CcdB family protein, coding for MARFDLFEAPDGSGMLVDVQSDLIDVAKTRVVIPLLPSSITPRAIGRLHPVFSIEGRDHVLATHLIATVPGEILVGRRGSLSAHRDEITVALDMLFHGF
- a CDS encoding phosphoglycerate kinase, which codes for MTGFRTLDQADVAGKRVLVRVDLNVPVKDGAITDATRIERVAPTITELSEKGAKVILLAHFGRPKGAPDASMSLEPIAKETASVIGRPVAFASDCIGDVAAKAVSAMKDGDILLLENTRFHAGEEKNDPDFVKALAANGDIYVNDAFSAAHRAHASTEGLARVLPAYAGRTMQAELEALEKGLGTPVKPVVAIVGGAKVSTKIDLLMNLVKRVDALVIGGGMANTFLAARGTAVGKSLCEHDLAPTAKQIMIEAATAGCAIILPVDGVVAKEFKAGASNEAVDIEKVPADGMILDVGPKTIETINQWIERAATVVWNGPLGAFEIEPFDKATVAAAKFAAQRTKDGKLVSVAGGGDTVAALNHAGVADDFTYVSTAGGAFLEWMEGKDLPGVTALSV
- a CDS encoding thiamine diphosphokinase, coding for MSRFAILLGGDVVATPRLSAQLDGTRVIAADSGMRHAATLGLKPELWTGDFDSVEDSMREANPDVPVEAFPPEKDMTDGEIAIDAALKRGATDLLLVGAFGGARADHAFLHLTAALRLAESGVACMLSSGHQEGSPVLPGKTSYDYDEGTLFSILAFSDLAGLTLSGAKWPLADRDVVFGSSLTLSNAVAGRLTVGLLSGRAMLVAHPVS
- a CDS encoding type II toxin-antitoxin system CcdA family antitoxin, whose protein sequence is MRNEAPSIRKAANLSIDATLLAEAKTLSVNISRAAEEGIASAVRAEKERLWKIENREALESWNAYVDEHGLPLAKYRQF
- the tkt gene encoding transketolase, producing the protein MTSREMHDRMANAIRFLSMDAVEQANSGHPGLPMGAADIATVLFTRFLSYDPQQPHWADRDRFVLSAGHGSMLLYSLLYLTGYEDIDIEQIKHFRQLGWKTAGHPEYGHAAGIETTTGPLGQGLANSVGMALSERILNARFGNDLVDHYTYVLAGDGCLMEGISQEALSLAGHLKLNKLIVFWDDNNISIDGAISLSDSTDQCKRFEASGWNTLRIDGHDPDAIAAAIEAAQASDKPTLIAAKTTIGFGAPTRAGTNKAHGSPLGAEEIAGARKALGWTSEPFVVPSDILDAWRLAGLRSAKERKAWEKRLAAADAETRAEFERRIRGDLPAGFDAAIVDYKKKLSSDKPKVATRKSSEMALEVINAIVPETIGGSADLTGSNNTKTSQTNPIKPDDYSGRYIYYGIREHGMASAMNGMTLHGGVIPYGGTFLTFSDYARPAMRLASLMGIRTVFVMTHDSIGLGEDGPTHQPVEHLAALRAIPNHYVMRPADAVEAAECWQVALESTKTPSTLALTRQNLPTLRTDHIEENLSAHGAYELETADGDAEVTIFATGSEVEIAVAARAILQKNGHPTRVVSVPCFELFEKQSDDYRAAIVGKASVKIAIEAGIRQGWDAIIGSDGIFVGMTGFGASGKIEDLYPHFGITAEKAAEAAEKRLSAKR
- the gap gene encoding type I glyceraldehyde-3-phosphate dehydrogenase, whose translation is MTVKVAINGFGRIGRNIVRAIYESGRKDIDVVAINDLGPVETNAHLLRYDSVHGRFPSEVKVVGDTIEVGSDSFKVFAERDPSKLPWGDLGVDIVLECTGIFTSKEKASAHLTAGAKRVIVSAPADNADLTVVYGVNHDKLTKDHIVISNASCTTNCLAPVAMVLNDSFGIEKGFMTTVHAYTGDQPTLDTMHKDLYRGRAAAMSMIPTSTGAAKAVGLVLPELKGKLDGVSIRVPTPNVSVIDFKFVPKRKVTVEEVNAALVAAADGKLKNILAYTNEPLVSIDLNHNPASSTFALDQTKVVDGDLVRVMSWYDNEWGFSNRMADTAVAFGKTI
- a CDS encoding DUF1801 domain-containing protein translates to MAKRGTNDAEGPSPSHLIDERIKELNDWRGETLARIRALIKAADPDIIEEWKWRGVPVWSHAGIICTGETYKAAVKMTFAKGASLEDPSNLFNASLEGNTRRAIDFHEGDEIEEEALKTLIRAAVALNVAR
- a CDS encoding cell division protein ZapA, encoding MAQVTVTIDGKAYRMACDEGQQEHLIDLAGRFDRYVSHLKGSFGEIGDQRITVMAGIMVIDELAELQKRMKGMESEIATLRKTRDDALTKADKNDAALTGALASLAERMEGLAGRLNADRVPG
- a CDS encoding DUF4164 domain-containing protein, whose amino-acid sequence is MTGEATLKEVIHRLGKAIETLEDAAAARLEREQDYGEAEAEVQRMNADRARLAQELDSSEARADRLEEANKEVSRRLVAAMETIRAVLDR
- a CDS encoding ABC-F family ATP-binding cassette domain-containing protein, which gives rise to MAPPLLILDGIRLTFGGTPLLDGASLMASAGDKIALVGRNGSGKSTLLKIAAGMVEAQDGEIFRQPTATIRYLPQEPDWYGAQTVRAYVEAGLGPADDPYRAAYLIESLGLTGDEEPTTLSGGEARRAALARVMAPEPDILLLDEPTNHLDLSTIEWLEGELMRTKSALIMISHDRRFLERISRATVWLDRGVTRRLDKGFSHFEEWRDQILEEEERDQHKLGRQIVREEHWLRYGVTARRKRNMRRLGDLHSMRQQFRTRRGPEGLATLTAADSQESGKLVIEAKKIAKSYGDLTVVSDFSTRIQRGDRVGLVGPNGAGKTTLLKMLIGQLAPDTGSVRLGANLDIAALDQKRELDPTETLAHYLTDGRGDSLVVNGEQKHVVSYMKDFLFKPEQARTPVRELSGGERARLVLARILSRPANLLVLDEPTNDLDMETLDLLQELVSGYAGTVILVSHDRDFLDRTVTSVVAPEGEGRWVEYAGGYSDMLAQRGGAKLDDRAPRARQAEKQNGGSGASGIKAAESKSASKKLSFKQKFALENLPKQMAETEAKMATLETRMADPAFYNRDPAGFQKVADELDALRAKLAGMEEEWLELEMLREEIEG